One window from the genome of Epinephelus fuscoguttatus linkage group LG3, E.fuscoguttatus.final_Chr_v1 encodes:
- the abcc6a gene encoding multidrug resistance-associated protein 1 isoform X2, with protein MKRANTRNPCPVKDASFLSKILFWWFTGLVVKGYRTPLAAEDLWTLREEDTSRKIISELEEDWTDECAKLQKQEKALASGVALGSRLPDQAQLLRKLQKEQSSGFFLLRTLARKFGPYFLTGTLCIIFHDAFMFAIPQVLSLLLGFMRDEDAPLWKGYFYATLMFLLSCLQSLFNHQYMYTCFTVGMRVKTAVMGLVYRKSLVINSSARRTCTVGEIVNLVSADTQKLMDFVVYFNAVWLAPIEIALCLFFLWQHLGPSALAGIATVILIFPLNGFIAKKRSKLQEIQMKFMDGRIRLMNEILNGIKILKFYAWEKAFLEQVLGHREKELKALKKSQILYSISIASFNSSSFLIAFAMFGVYVMLDDRNVLDAQKVFVSMALINILKTPLSQLPFAISTTMQAMVSLRRLGKYLCSEELKLDNVSKAPVSSDGEDVVIENGTFSWSAEGPPCLKRISIHVPRGALVAVVGHVGSGKSSLLSAMLGETEKRSGHVAVKGSVAYVPQQAWIQNATVQDNIIFGREKLKTWYNRVLEACALLPDLDILPAGDATEIGEKGLNLSGGQKQRVSLARAVYRKADVYLMDDPLSAVDAHVGQHIFDKVIGPKGVLRDKTRILVTHGMSFLPQADLIIVLGDGEITESGSYQELLSRHGAFADFIHTFASTERKESAIQRAGSRRSNARLSMVDFMPFSRDLSQEQLIGGDTTNTNLQNMEPVNETDQEQVPEDLGKLTEADKARTGRVRLSMYKKYFKTIGLAIIIPIVFLYAFQQGASLAYNYWLSMWADDPVVNGTQIDAELKLTVFGALGFVQGIAIFGTTVAISICGIIASRHLHMDLLVNVLRSPMSFFECTPSGNLLNRFAKEIDAIDCMVPDGLKMMLSYVFKLMEVCIIVLMATPFAAAIILPLAFLYAFVQSFYVATSCQLRRLEAVSRSPIYTHFNETVQGASVIRAFGEQSRFILQANERVDFNQTSYFPRFVATRWLAVNLEFIGNGVVLAAAILSVWGKGTLSPGIVGLAVSHSLQVTGILSWIVRAWTDVENNIVSVERVNEYAETAKEASWTIEGSSLPLAWPQRGTIEFQEYGLQYRKGLELALKGITLNIHERERVGIVGRTGAGKSSLALGIFRILEAAKGKIFIDGVNIADIGLHDLRSRITIIPQDPVLFSGSLRMNLDPFDTYTDEEVWRSLELAHLKNFVSNLPDKLNHECSEGGENLSLGQRQLVCLARALLRKTKILVLDEATAAVDLETDTLIQSTIRTQFEDCTVLTVAHRLNTIMDYTRVIVMDRGLISEMDSPANLIAQRGQFYRMCREAGLV; from the exons ATGAAGAGAGCAAACACCCGG AATCCCTGTCCCGTGAAAGAtgcctctttcctgtcaaaGATCCTCTTCTGGTGGTTCACTGG GCTTGTTGTGAAAGGATATCGCACACCGCTGGCAGCAGAGGACCTGTGGACCCTCAGGGAGGAAGACACGTCACGGAAGATCATCTCTGAGCTGGAAGAGGACTGGACAGACGAATGTGCCAAACTTCAAAA GCAGGAGAAGGCCTTAGCGTCGGGCGTGGCGTTGGGGAGCAGACTGCCAGACCAGGCCCAGCTCCTCAGGAAGTTGCAGAAGGAGCAGAGCTCTGGCTTCTTCCTGCTCAGGACACTGGCACGCAAGTTCGGTCCATACTTTCTGACTGGTACTCTGTGTATCATCTTCCACGATGCCTTCATGTTCGCCATCCCCCAGGTGCTCAG tcTTCTTCTGGGTTTCATGAGAGACGAAGACGCACCGCTCTGGAAAGGCTACTTCTACGCCACCCTGATGTTCCTGCTGTCCTGTCTCCAGTCCCTCTTCAACCATCAGTACATGTACACTTGCTTCACAGTGGGGATGAGGGTGAAGACAGCTGTTATGGGCTTGGTTTACAGGAAG TCTttggtgataaacagctctgCCAGGAGGACTTGCACTGTGGGCGAGATTGTCAATCTGGTCTCGGCAGACACTCAGAAGCTCATGGACTTTGTGGTGTACTTCAACGCTGTCTGGCTGGCTCCTATTGAAATTGCTCTTtgtctcttcttcctctggCAG CATCTCGGGCCTTCGGCTTTGGCAGGAATCGCCACTGTCATTCTCATTTTTCCACTCAACGGATTCATAGCAAAGAAAAGAAGCAAGCTGCAG GAGATTCAAATGAAGTTCATGGATGGCCGCATCAGACTGATGAATGAGATCCTGAATGGGATAAAGATCCTGAAGTTCTACGCCTGGGAGAAGGCCTTCCTGGAGCAGGTTTTGGgccacagagaaaaagagctcaAAGCCCTGAAGAAGTCTCAGATCCTTTATTCCATCTCTATCGCATCCTTCAACTCCTCCTCTTTCCTG ATTGCCTTCGCCATGTTTGGAGTCTACGTGATGCTCGATGACAGGAACGTCCTGGATGCACAGAAGGTTTTCGTCTCAATGGCGCTGATCAACATCCTGAAGACCCCACTCAGTCAGCTGCCATTTGCCATAAGCACGACTATGCAG GCTATGGTTTCGCTGAGACGTCTGGGAAAGTACCTGTGCTCAGAGGAACTGAAACTGGACAATGTCTCCAAGGCTCCAGTGAGTTCTG ATGGAGAAGACGTGGTGATAGAAAACGGCACTTTCAGCTGGTCTGCAGAGGGCCCTCCATGTCTTAAAAG GATCAGTATCCATGTGCCACGAGGTGCCCTGGTCGCTGTGGTCGGGCATGTGGGCAGTGGAAAGTCTTCTTTGTTGTCCGCCATGCTCGgtgaaacagagaaaagaagcGGCCATGTCGCTGTTAAG GGCTCTGTGGCCTATGTGCCCCAGCAAGCCTGGATCCAGAACGCCACAGTTCAGGACAACATCATATTCGGCCGAGAGAAACTGAAGACATGGTACAATCGAGTGCTGGAGGCCTGTGCACTGCTGCCCGACCTGGACATCCTACCTGCCGGAGATGCTACAGAAATTGGAGAGAAG GGACTGAACCTCTCAGGTGGGCAGAAGCAGAGGGTGAGCCTGGCCAGAGCTGTCTACAGAAAGGCTGATGTATACCTCATGGATGATCCTCTGTCTGCAGTTGATGCACATGTGGGTCAACACATCTTTGACAAAGTCATTGGACCAAAAGGAGTCCTTAGAGACAAG ACCCGCATCCTAGTGACCCATGGGATGAGCTTCCTGCCACAGGCTGACCTCATCATCGTCCTGGGAGACGGAGAAATCACAGAGAGCGGCTCCTACCAGGAGCTCCTCAGCCGCCATGGCGCCTTTGCCGACTTCATTCACACTTTTGCcagcacagagagaaaagagagcgCCATTCAGAGAG CTGGTTCCAGGAGGTCCAATGCTCGTCTCAGCATGGTCGACTTCATGCCATTCTCCAGAGACCTGTCACAGGAGCAGCTCATTGg gGGTGACACCACAAATACCAACCTGCAGAACATGGAGCCTGTGAATGAAACAGACCAGGAACAGGTACCAGAGGACTTGGGCAAGCTAACTGAGGCTGACAAGGCCCGCACGGGAAGG GTGAGGTTGTCGATGTACAAGAAGTACTTCAAGACCATCGGCTTGGCCATCATCATTCCCATCGTCTTCCTGTACGCTTTCCAGCAGGGCGCCTCGTTGGCCTACAACTACTGGCTCAGCATGTGGGCTGACGACCCTGTTGTTAACGGCACCCAGATTGATGCAGAGCTCAAACTGACTGTGTTTGGCGCACTGGGCTTCGTACAAG gtATCGCCATCTTTGGTACAACTGTCGCCATCTCCATCTGCGGAATCATCGCCTCCCGCCACTTGCACATGGACCTGCTGGTCAACGTGCTGCGCTCTCCCATGTCCTTCTTCGAGTGCACACCCAGCGGGAACCTGCTCAACCGCTTCGCCAAAGAGATCGACGCCATCGACTGCATGGTCCCCGACGGCTTGAAGATGATGCTGAGTTACGTCTTTAAACTCATGGAGGTCTGCATCATTGTGCTGATGGCGACGCCCTTTGCAGCCGCGATCATCCTGCCTCTCGCTTTCCTTTACGCCTTTGTCCAG AGCTTCTACGTCGCCACATCCTGTCAGCTGCGGAGGCTGGAAGCTGTGAGCCGCTCACCCATCTACACCCACTTCAACGAGACGGTGCAGGGCGCCAGCGTCATCCGTGCCTTTGGCGAGCAGTCCAGGTTCATTCTGCAGGCTAATGAGAGGGTCGACTTCAATCAGACCTCCTACTTCCCCAGATTTGTGGCCACCCG GTGGTTGGCAGTCAATCTGGAGTTTATTGGTAATGGTGTGGTCTTAGCTGCTGCCATTCTCTCTGTGTGGGGAAAAGGAACCCTGAGTCCTGGCATCGTTGGTTTGGCTGTGTCACACTCCCTCCAG GTGACTGGAATCCTGAGTTGGATTGTGAGAGCCTGGACTGATGTGGAAAACAACATTGTTTCTGTGGAGAGAGTCAATGAGTATGCTGAAACTGCTAAAGAG GCGAGTTGGACCATCGAAGGCAGCTCCTTGCCACTGGCTTGGCCCCAGAGAGGCACCATCGAGTTCCAGGAATACGGGCTGCAGTACCGTAAAGGCCTTGAGTTGGCTCTGAAGGGCATTACCTTGAATATTCATGAAAGAGAGAGG GTTGGAATTGTGGGTCGGACGGGAGCGGGGAAGTCCTCACTTGCCCTGGGAATCTTCCGGATCTTAGAGGCAGCAAAGGGAAAGATCTTTATAGACGGAGTCAACATTGCCGACATTGGACTCCATGACCTCAGATCTCGCATTACTATCATTCCTCAG GACCCTGTGCTGTTCTCAGGCTCCCTCCGGATGAATCTCGACCCCTTTGACACCTACACCgatgaggaggtgtggaggtcaCTTGAGCTCGCTCACCTCAAAAACTTTGTCTCCAACTTGCCTGACAAACTCAACCATGAATGCTCCGAGGGTGGAGAAAACCTCAG TCTGGGTCAGCGCCAGCTGGTGTGCCTGGCCAGGGCCCTGCTGAGGAAAACCAAGATCCTGGTTTTGGACGAGGCGACAGCTGCTGTGGACCTGGAGACAGACACGCTCATCCAGTCAACAATCCGCACGCAGTTTGAGGACTGCACCGTCCTGACCGTCGCTCACCGCCTCAACACTATTATGGATTACACAAG AGTGATCGTCATGGACAGAGGCCTCATCTCTGAGATGGACT